AATGAGCACACATGACAGGATGAAGATGTTCCGGAGGACTGTAAAAGAAAACCAGCTGTTAAAATGATGTATTACTGAGCAGTCATGGTCACACAACCAGCAATGGTATTTAGGGTGTGCAGGGGGTGAGAGGCACTTGCCAAGACATACTTTCCTCCAATAAGCTTCACAGGTTGCTTTAGTAACTTCCTGGATAGTGGTTATAAGAAATCCACTATATTTCCCTTCAAAATAAATACCTCTGCCTTTGTTGCAGTGTGAAATCCCCATGTGTAGCTCCTTCCTTCTAGATCCTGATTCCAAACACTCTTTCTTGGATGACTTTGGCTTTTTGGTATCTACACTACAGTAaccagcagcctgcaaaagggGCCTTGCCAGCAACACCCCAATTTGGAAAGTAGAGCAGTTTAATCCCTTGCCTCATCAAGCTaatgacaaaggaaaaaaatcaatctgTGAGTTATAGGAAAAGATACTTTCTTGGGAGGTGGCAAAGAAATGAAAGTACCATAAAAGGAAGAAACTCATACAGGCCAAATGCACTGACACACACATGACATGGGGAGGTGCAAGAATCCAGCAGTCTGCCTGAGTATGTGTCAGGTGGACAAAAACCAAGCACAACTTTGTCTAAAACAGCTGGAAACTACCAGGCCAGGagaggttttgttttctgtgaagTGCTTATGCCTGTCCTTTCGTAGCACTGCTGTAATCCATCCTGACACTCATGCTTCTGTGcttggctgcagctcagcccatGCCCATCACCCTGCAGCTGAGGACAGATGATGTTTTGGGAGCACTGTCGCATCCAAACCTCTTCCCACCTGTTTTAGATTTCTTGTTCAGTAGGTCTGCTCACACACTGCGGGGTAGGAGCCTGTGACAGATGATTGTCCCTCTCCCTGCTACAGCTGCGATGTGCTCAGggccagcctggggactcctgccCTATTTGATCACAGCTGCTGGTCTCAGCTCTCCTGAGTCTGAAAGCCACAGAGCAGATGGTCTCCAGGTCTCCTGATTATGTCTCTACAACAGGCAGGTGAGCTGTCCATGAACACACCTGGCCTGGcttggaggaggctgcagcgaAAGGCCTGGACAGCCTGGCAGGGGTGGTCAAAGCAGCTGGTTTAAGCAAGAAATGccagaaaaacacaacacttcaAATCTCCCCATGGAAGCAGGTTCTATAGACTGAGCCTGAGAATCCACAGGAAGCTCTCTGTGATTTCAGGAGTTAAAGAGGATCTTTTTGAAGCATTTAAGAAAGTCTGGACAACTGCTTGGAGTAACTCAGTTACTTTCACTCTCAGCAAACAAGCAGATACAAAACAAAGCACAACTGCAAGATTCAGCACTTTAAGGCTGGGGGACTCACCAAATGCAGGAGCACTGCTCAAATTACACAGCCTTAAATGGGAGTGAAGCATCTGGAGGATGCAGGACTGCAAAAGGTTCTTATAAAAAAAAGATAATCTTCAGAACAAGTTGGAGAGAGGGGGAAGAGAAGGTACAAGTGAAAATTCCCTCCTTGACCAATTTAAACTCAAATCCTAAAAATATGTTAGGGACTGTATCACCagaggaaaaaacctccaaaatccAGCCTCCTTCTAGACACCCCATGGAAGCCATGAGAGCCTATGAACTTGGGTCTGGTTTGGTTTAGTGGTGaccatttaatttaattatttggCAGGCCCTTTTCCATTCCAGATAAATAATAATCAAGCATAAAGAACTTACATCTGTAAAGGTGGCTCCAGACTGGAAGGAAGGCCATGTACAGTGCAACGTCTCCCACGGTGGGATAGGACTTGAAGATAGAAATGATGGCGAGCTGGACAAACAGGAAGAACACAGGGTGTTCCCTGGAATGGAAAACAAAGGCTAAGGAGATGCAGTAGGGCCTCTGGAAACTGCAAATGAATATCAGCAAGGGCACAgatgtgctgcaggacaggctcaaagaggctcctgcagccctgttGTCTCCAGACTAGGCTCCGAATGCTGGATGGGGTGGATGGagctgccctgcacagcagcagggtcagggGAGGCACATCTGCCACAGCCCTCACCCAGCAAGTTCAGTGAACATTTACACCTGCACTGtgcttcccagctctgccttatGCACCAGAAGCAATTAGCACCTGCCCTCTGATGGTAATTTGGAGAAGCCCAAAGCCCACAGTTATTCCTCTGGTACAACTGATTTATCCAGTGCAAGCCAAAGGGCAAGCTCACAGAGAATCCAGGTGTGTTAATGGGTGTTTTTATCAGAAAGAAGTAAATGAAGTCAGATAGAAAGATCCTCAAGTTTCCACATTTCTTCTGACAATGAAGAGCTGGAAGTTCCAGCCAGTTCTTGCTTTCTGACTACACTGCCTTATGCTGGCACTTCTACAGCCTCcatttctgctgcctctgctgatGCTTGCAACACAGAGTTCCAGTGCAGAGACCAAGACACTCTACTTAAGAGGAAGTGAAACTTCCTCTTAAGTAATGAGGGAAATGAGGAGGATAAGCCCtgttaaaaatcttttttagGCTTGTAGATCAAGAGATCCAACTTCAGCCTTAGAAGCATCCACTGGATAACttaagagtaaaaaaaaaaaaaaagtggtagAGAAACACATCCATACTTACTTTAACTTTATTGCCAAGGGAATGGTGTAGAAGAACACATTGATTTGAAACACACATACAAAGAAAAGACTGAAGTGCTCAAACATCTCTGCAAAGAAGTACCAGAAAAGGCCAATATTGGGTGTCAGGTCTGGAACAGAAAGGctgaaatttgaaaagaaagcagTGGTAAATTTTTTAATGGCTGCTCTTCCCTGCCCTGCTTTTGTTGCATTAATTAATCATTGTGTGCTACTGTATGTAGGTCCTAAATTGTAAATCCATGAAAGAGAACCAAATGATGAAAACACAGAGAGCAGGTTGAAATTCTGCTGAGGAATCCTTCCTGATGTCACAGTAGGATTTAAACTATTCTCAAGCAGACATTTCTCCACAGAGGAATATTTCACAGCCATGGTAGCTCAACAATCAAATCCATTTCCAATCACTCAGTGGAAAACAGCTCCTGTCTTTAATTTTTGCTATTATTTATTTAACAGAAGTTGGAGCTGGCTAATGGCTGCTTTCCTCTACATATTCTTTCTCGTATTGCATTGCCAGTAAATCACAGACCACACACTTCCTGGGTCAAGCACACACCTGTGTGTGATGGGCAAGAAATAATCtgggtgggcagggcagggccagaCAGAAAACCACCAGTAAGAATCTTTATACTTACATAAACCCATAAACAGATGGGATAAAATCCCAGGAGTTGAGTAGGAAGAAGGAGAGACAGATGATCACCACCAGGCTGCACAGGTACAGGGATGCATACTGCAAGGTGTAGAGCCAGAAacttttgcttttcagtttgATAGGTATGAACTGGCgctgaaagagaaacagaagcaCCTCATCAGGTGGAGAGCCACAAGAAAGCCTGAGTGTTCATAACATCATTTTAAACTGATGAAAGAAAGCATCAAACATTGGCACTATGGCATTTGAAGGAGCAGCTTTCAAGCACAATTTGCTTGTTGTTCTTCCCTCTGGCCAATTAAGTCACACACATTGCACACACTCTCAGAGCTGTGTTTGACAATACAGTAGCAAAGCTGATCATTTCTGCTTGCAGTGAGTCCCTCCTGTGAGCATACACAGAGGTGAAAGATTTACACCCCTCCTCACAGCTGCACTGGTACCTCAGATGTTTGCATTACTGCACTGGTGCCTGTCCTCCCCTGCATGACCCCACTGCAGGGGGTGATCAAATGCCCTGCGCCAGAACCCCCACCCTGTGGCACTCCTGCTCTGCTGAAATCAGGGCAAGAGGACATCCACTGAGCTCCTAAGCAAAAAGGAGCCCCTCTGAAAGGTGGCTTCCTCAGACAAAGTCCTACCACTGCCACATGTCCCTGTAACATGACAGGGATATCTCAGTCCCCAGTCAGGTCCCCTGACTGCCTGTGTACAGACAAACACACACAGGGGCCAACACCTTTGGGAACCACTCAGCATTCTGCAGCTCCAGGTCAGTGATGTGGCTTTTCCATTTGGCCCTGGGGTTTGCAGTGACAGGATATGTGTAGAGAActtgccctgctgctgtgggcccTGGGTTTTCTCAGTTGTAGTGGGTTTAATGTCACTTGCTAGGACAACATAAGCAACGCTATCAAAAATTTTGGCAGGACAGATTGaaaagagcaggagaaaagtGATTTAATTCTGTAcaaagaaagcaggaaagttCATTTACAAATTTAGATAAAAGGACACCCACTGGCGTGACTGCCTTTAAAAGCTGCAAATTAGGCAATCACATATCAAAGCACTTATTGTGTTTGTGTTGTATTATTGTTTGTGAATTCAAAGTACAATGCTTGCACTTCACTCCCAGTTTACTTTGACTAAAGTTAAGAGACCCAAAATATTAAAGATATAAATTCTCCTAAAATTCATCAAACTGAAAAAGCAACACTGACTCCACAGTTCTTCGCCAGTAAAGACTAATAACaataaaatttctgaaaaaaagaagagacatTCATGTCAGAGCAAGAAAACTAATCGGAACTGACTTCCATTCTGTCTGGAAGCTCAGAGATTTGAGAACAGGCTAATTAAGTAAAGATAAGCTATAAACATCATCAGAAGTAACAAAAAGACTGGTGaaatgcacagcagcagcattcagAATTTTAAGTACTTAAAATACTAAAGATTATCACAAAGTGTTCTGTGAAGTGAGCTGAGcctctgctgccaaagcctCACCTTGCTGCCAAAGCAGGATAAAATTAGCAAGGGCAGTCCTGGTGGGATTCAGGGTCTTGCTaatggagagagagaaaggacaaCCAGCCTCTTTCCAGAACATGCCTTTTGCCATTAAACCCCAAACcagcattttttaatttctctgggTCTGAGCCCCTCATTGCTGCTCACACAACACAAAGAGCAGCACTTATTTTGGGCAAGCTAAACACCAGCCAGTTCTGCAGACTTCCTGCTCCCTTCTCTCCAAGCACAGGCATTCCCATCCAGGGTTCACACTTGCCAAGGCTTGAGGAGAGTCACTTCTTCTGAAACTTGGCACTTGTCTGACTCCCCTCCCCAGGACTGTCCTGCACAGCTACAAGAAGACAACAGGTGCCAAGAGGTAGAAATCACTACCTGTAGAAGGtaaagcagtgctggagcaaaCAGGGTGAGAGGGTACAGTGACTGGTATGTTGCTAAGGCCAGGAACACAGCACTGAGGAAGGCACTacctgcaaagaaaaaaaaaaagtttataagGAACTTTTAGTATAAACAGCCATACAGACAGGAAGTCCAAATGGGAAGAAACTCATAATCCTCTGCAGGGGATTCACAAGTACCAGGACACCACTTAAAGGAGTTTTTAGCAGAATGCATCCTGCAGGGTGTCCTCTTGTTAATGACATTTTGAATGGAGAATGACTCCATAGCCATAATGAGCCATAAGAATGAACCACTGGCTGGTTTGTATCTCCTGTCACTCACACAGAAAGAGATTCATAtatgaatataaatatattcataTTCAGATTCTATATAAAGCCCATGCTGGCTGCTGTTAATGCATGGGAATGCATTTACTTCAGTCATATCTGTATGGAAGAACTGCCACACTGGGCTTGCTGGATAACCTCATCACCAGAACGTGTTGCAGCCTCAGCAAAGCTGTGTGCAAGAGAGCAAGCAA
This Passer domesticus isolate bPasDom1 chromosome 16, bPasDom1.hap1, whole genome shotgun sequence DNA region includes the following protein-coding sequences:
- the PIGU gene encoding phosphatidylinositol glycan anchor biosynthesis class U protein isoform X3, whose protein sequence is MITDVLTAVALYLAIQDFNKVVFKKQKLLIELDKYAPDVAELIQTPMEMHYIPLKVALFYLLNPYTVMSCVAKSTCAINNSVIAFFILATIKGSAFLSAVFLALATYQSLYPLTLFAPALLYLLQRQFIPIKLKSKSFWLYTLQYASLYLCSLVVIICLSFFLLNSWDFIPSVYGFILSVPDLTPNIGLFWYFFAEMFEHFSLFFVCVFQINVFFYTIPLAIKLKEHPVFFLFVQLAIISIFKSYPTVGDVALYMAFLPVWSHLYRFLRNIFILSCVLIFCSFLFPVLWHLWIYAGSANSNFYYAITLTFNVGQILLISDYFYAFLRREYYLTHGLHLTRQDGTEAMLVLK